The Streptomyces camelliae genome window below encodes:
- a CDS encoding glycosyltransferase family 2 protein produces the protein MSSVLHPPSSGQDPLLAAQFRPISSHLAITPPVSVVIPAMNEAENLPYVFKTLPDWIHEVVLVDGNSTDDTVDVARSLWPQVRVVEQRGRGKGDALTAGFEACTGDIIVMVDADGSADGGEIVSYVSALVSGADFAKGSRFANGGGTDDMTFIRKLGNWALCTVVNRKFGARYTDLCYGYNAFWRHCLDKIELDCTGFEVETLMNIRVVKAGLKVQEIPSHEYLRIHGTSNLRAVRDGLRVLKVILKERSNRRELRRQEHHSPMLDAVRGEVS, from the coding sequence ATGAGTTCCGTCCTGCACCCGCCGAGTTCGGGGCAAGATCCCTTGCTGGCGGCCCAATTCCGGCCCATCTCCTCCCACCTGGCGATCACCCCGCCGGTGAGCGTGGTGATTCCCGCGATGAATGAGGCGGAGAATCTCCCCTACGTCTTCAAGACGCTTCCGGACTGGATACACGAAGTCGTTCTTGTGGACGGCAATTCCACGGACGACACCGTCGACGTCGCCCGCTCGCTGTGGCCGCAGGTCAGAGTCGTCGAACAACGTGGCAGGGGCAAGGGGGACGCCCTGACCGCCGGGTTCGAGGCGTGCACCGGCGACATCATCGTGATGGTCGACGCGGACGGCTCGGCCGACGGCGGCGAGATCGTGAGTTACGTCTCCGCGCTCGTCTCCGGCGCCGACTTCGCCAAGGGCTCCCGCTTCGCCAACGGCGGCGGTACCGACGACATGACCTTCATCCGCAAGCTCGGCAACTGGGCGCTGTGCACGGTCGTCAACCGCAAGTTCGGCGCCCGCTACACCGACCTGTGCTACGGCTACAACGCGTTCTGGCGGCACTGCCTCGACAAGATCGAGCTCGACTGCACCGGCTTCGAGGTCGAGACGCTGATGAACATCCGAGTGGTCAAGGCGGGGCTCAAGGTGCAGGAGATCCCGAGCCACGAGTACCTCCGCATCCACGGCACCAGCAATCTGCGCGCCGTACGCGACGGGCTCCGGGTCCTCAAGGTCATCCTCAAGGAGCGCTCCAACCGGCGTGAGCTGCGCCGTCAGGAACACCACTCGCCGATGCTCGACGCGGTCCGGGGAGAGGTGTCTTGA
- a CDS encoding SGNH/GDSL hydrolase family protein, which produces MSRFRLTGFVTSLLLAAGLGLGTATAAQASTAATGGYVALGDSYSSGVGAGSYISSSGSCDRSTNAYPYLWNAAHSPSSFAFNACSGATTDDVISNQLGSLGAGTSLVSITIGGNDAGFSDVMTTCVLQSDSDCISRINTAKAYVDSTLPGKLDNVYNAISAKAPNARVVVLSYPRFYLLGQTCLGLSDTKRSAINDAADYMDAAIQTRAAAHGFVFADVRTAFSTHEICSGSSWLHSVNWLDISESYHPTAAGHSGGYLPVFTNNA; this is translated from the coding sequence ATGAGTCGTTTCAGACTTACCGGATTCGTGACCTCGCTCCTCCTCGCCGCCGGCCTCGGACTCGGCACGGCCACGGCGGCCCAGGCCTCGACAGCGGCAACCGGCGGCTATGTGGCGCTCGGTGACTCCTACTCCTCCGGAGTGGGAGCGGGCAGCTACATCAGCTCCAGCGGCAGCTGCGACCGCAGCACCAACGCGTACCCGTACCTGTGGAACGCGGCCCACTCCCCGTCGTCGTTCGCCTTCAACGCCTGCTCCGGCGCCACGACGGACGACGTCATCAGCAACCAGCTCGGCTCGCTCGGCGCCGGCACCTCGCTCGTGTCCATCACGATCGGCGGCAACGACGCCGGGTTCTCCGACGTCATGACGACCTGCGTGCTGCAGTCCGACAGCGACTGCATCAGCCGCATCAACACCGCCAAGGCGTACGTCGACTCCACGCTCCCCGGCAAGCTCGACAACGTCTACAACGCGATCAGCGCGAAGGCCCCCAATGCCCGGGTGGTCGTGCTCAGCTACCCCCGCTTCTACCTGCTCGGACAGACCTGCCTGGGCCTGTCCGACACCAAGCGCTCCGCGATCAACGACGCCGCCGACTACATGGACGCCGCCATCCAGACCCGCGCCGCGGCCCACGGCTTCGTCTTCGCCGACGTCCGCACCGCCTTCTCCACCCACGAGATCTGCTCCGGCAGCTCGTGGCTGCACAGCGTGAACTGGCTCGACATCAGCGAGTCGTACCACCCCACCGCGGCCGGTCACTCCGGCGGCTATCTGCCGGTGTTCACGAACAACGCATAA
- a CDS encoding serine/threonine-protein kinase, whose product MSGEPARDRVIAGRYRLLSPLGEGGMGTVWRARDEVLHREVAVKEVRAPAGLPPADVERMYARLEREARAAARVANRNAVTVYDVASEGGRPWIVMELVRGLSLADRLEAEGPMPPQRAAHIGAEVLSALRAAHAAGVLHRDVKPANVLLAGDGRVVLTDFGIASVEGSSAITMTGEVVGSPEFLAPERALGRTPGPESDLWSLGVLLYTAVEGVSPFRYDTPLSTLRAVVDEELPPPRRAGPLAPVIEGLLRKDPAERLGAERAEHELRLVAAGGTPAEGGTPLATPPPDPSAYAPTVVAPRQQPYSTPSLPAPAPLAEPPERNRRAGVVLVAGFLVIALALAGLAYALTHRDSGSGTAGTGPSTTTASSRTPSGSTDSDTGTPTSTPTSTQPAQSVQVTVAGEHTTYSGTCPPPTAQSPSFTATFTVGRLPAQVEYRWVVTHGSVSDPGWKTLPFPEGGGRTQQVRVTVTASSGSGTTEDRISVKVRGPVRTTSNSVPFSVACVTATDTATETPTGGASASASASASSSYGNSP is encoded by the coding sequence GTGTCCGGAGAACCGGCCCGCGACCGTGTGATCGCGGGCCGCTACCGTCTGCTGTCCCCGCTGGGCGAGGGCGGCATGGGCACCGTATGGCGGGCCCGGGACGAGGTGCTGCACCGGGAGGTGGCCGTCAAGGAGGTGCGGGCGCCGGCCGGGCTGCCCCCGGCCGACGTCGAGCGGATGTACGCCCGCCTGGAGCGGGAGGCGCGGGCGGCGGCCCGGGTGGCGAACCGCAACGCGGTCACGGTGTACGACGTGGCGTCGGAGGGCGGCCGGCCCTGGATCGTGATGGAGCTGGTGCGCGGCCTGTCGCTGGCCGACCGGCTGGAGGCGGAGGGCCCGATGCCGCCGCAGCGCGCCGCGCACATCGGCGCCGAGGTGCTGTCCGCACTGCGCGCCGCGCACGCCGCCGGGGTGCTGCACCGGGATGTGAAGCCGGCCAACGTGCTGCTCGCGGGCGACGGCCGGGTGGTGCTGACCGACTTCGGGATCGCCTCCGTCGAGGGCAGCTCGGCGATCACCATGACCGGCGAGGTGGTCGGCTCGCCCGAATTCCTCGCCCCGGAGCGGGCGTTGGGGCGCACTCCGGGACCGGAGTCGGATCTGTGGTCGCTGGGCGTGCTGCTGTACACGGCCGTCGAAGGCGTCTCCCCGTTCCGGTACGACACCCCGCTCAGCACGCTGCGCGCCGTGGTGGACGAGGAGCTGCCGCCGCCGCGCCGGGCCGGCCCGCTGGCGCCCGTCATCGAGGGGCTGCTGCGCAAGGACCCCGCCGAGCGGCTCGGTGCCGAACGGGCGGAGCACGAGCTGCGGCTCGTCGCGGCCGGGGGTACCCCCGCTGAGGGAGGGACACCCCTCGCGACACCGCCACCGGATCCGTCCGCGTACGCGCCGACGGTCGTGGCGCCGCGTCAACAACCTTATTCCACACCGTCGTTGCCTGCCCCGGCTCCGCTCGCCGAGCCACCCGAACGCAACCGTCGCGCGGGGGTCGTGCTGGTGGCGGGCTTCCTCGTGATCGCCCTCGCACTGGCGGGGCTGGCGTACGCGCTGACGCACCGCGACAGCGGGAGCGGCACAGCGGGCACCGGTCCGAGCACCACGACGGCGTCCTCCCGCACGCCGAGCGGCAGCACCGACTCGGACACCGGGACCCCGACGAGTACGCCGACGAGCACGCAGCCGGCCCAGTCCGTGCAGGTCACCGTGGCGGGCGAGCACACCACGTACTCCGGGACCTGTCCGCCGCCGACGGCTCAGTCACCGTCCTTCACAGCGACCTTCACCGTGGGCCGGCTGCCCGCTCAGGTGGAGTACCGATGGGTGGTGACGCATGGGTCCGTGTCCGATCCCGGGTGGAAGACACTGCCCTTCCCGGAAGGGGGCGGGAGGACCCAGCAGGTACGGGTGACCGTGACCGCGTCCTCCGGCAGCGGCACGACGGAGGACCGGATCAGCGTGAAGGTACGTGGTCCGGTGAGGACCACGTCGAACTCCGTGCCGTTCTCGGTCGCCTGTGTGACGGCGACGGATACGGCGACGGAGACCCCGACCGGCGGGGCCTCCGCATCCGCTTCCGCTTCCGCTTCGAGCTCCTACGGAAATTCACCCTGA
- a CDS encoding nickel/cobalt transporter, which translates to MKRRLACLLLAVCGLVLLPATGASAHPLGNFTVNRYDGLVAAPGQLRVDHVEDLAEIPATQAKPDIERLGMPEWARRRCTQDARGSSVTVAGHPAPLTVRDSRATLRPGQAGLNTLRVQCRWTASLPRTGSLTLGFHATTNWSGPGWREITARGDRMTLTTSDVPKTSVSHELTTYPKDLLSSPADTSTASLRVRPGGPALTEEQQDAPAEAVLPRGVDRWTRALDGLVARHDLTLGFAALALLVAVVLGALHALAPGHGKTLMAATAAARGGRAGLRDVLPLAASVTVTHTLGVVALGLLVTAGSAATPSVIAWLGIASGALVLAAGVNLVRRAWRNRAHGHVHEHDHAHEESRVRALAGVGAHHGPAHHHHHHHHHGVEHTHGGHTHTHPTAPTLRGTILLGFAGGLVPSPSAVVVLVGATALGKAWFGLLLVVAYGAGLALTLTAAGVAVVRLGTGASRVLERRPRWTAHPVAALVRRTLPLVSALTVLALGAGLVLKGAATALG; encoded by the coding sequence GTGAAACGGCGTCTGGCGTGCCTCCTGCTCGCGGTGTGCGGCCTCGTCCTCCTGCCCGCCACCGGGGCGAGCGCGCATCCCTTGGGCAACTTCACCGTCAACCGGTACGACGGTCTCGTCGCCGCACCCGGTCAGCTCCGGGTCGACCACGTCGAGGACCTGGCCGAGATCCCGGCGACCCAGGCCAAGCCGGACATCGAGCGACTGGGGATGCCCGAGTGGGCCCGCCGGCGCTGCACACAGGACGCCCGCGGCAGCTCGGTGACCGTGGCCGGACACCCGGCTCCCCTCACCGTGCGGGACAGCCGGGCCACCCTGCGGCCCGGCCAGGCGGGGCTCAACACCCTGCGCGTGCAATGTCGTTGGACCGCGTCGCTCCCGCGGACCGGCTCGCTCACCCTCGGCTTCCACGCCACGACGAACTGGTCCGGACCCGGCTGGCGGGAGATCACCGCACGCGGCGACCGGATGACCCTCACCACGTCGGACGTGCCGAAGACCTCCGTCTCGCACGAACTCACCACCTATCCCAAGGACTTGCTGTCGTCCCCGGCCGACACCTCCACCGCGTCGCTGCGGGTGCGCCCCGGCGGCCCCGCCCTCACCGAGGAACAACAGGACGCACCCGCCGAGGCCGTGCTGCCCCGGGGCGTCGACCGCTGGACGCGGGCCCTGGACGGCCTGGTGGCCCGGCATGACCTCACGCTCGGCTTCGCCGCCCTCGCGCTGCTCGTCGCGGTGGTCCTCGGCGCCCTGCACGCTCTCGCGCCGGGGCACGGCAAGACCCTGATGGCGGCCACGGCGGCGGCACGCGGCGGCCGGGCCGGGCTCAGGGACGTCCTGCCGCTGGCCGCGTCCGTCACCGTCACCCACACCCTCGGCGTCGTCGCCCTGGGCCTCCTCGTCACCGCCGGCTCCGCCGCGACCCCCTCGGTGATCGCCTGGCTCGGCATCGCCAGCGGCGCCCTGGTGCTGGCGGCGGGCGTGAACCTCGTACGGCGGGCGTGGCGCAACCGGGCGCACGGGCACGTTCACGAGCACGATCACGCCCATGAGGAGTCGCGGGTACGCGCGTTGGCCGGTGTGGGCGCACACCATGGGCCCGCCCACCATCATCATCACCACCACCATCACGGTGTCGAACACACCCACGGCGGCCACACCCACACCCACCCCACCGCCCCCACCCTCCGCGGCACGATCCTGCTCGGCTTCGCCGGCGGCCTCGTGCCCAGCCCCTCCGCCGTGGTCGTGCTCGTCGGCGCCACCGCACTGGGCAAGGCCTGGTTCGGGCTGCTGCTCGTCGTGGCCTACGGCGCCGGACTCGCGCTGACGCTCACCGCGGCCGGGGTCGCCGTGGTCCGGCTGGGCACCGGGGCGTCCCGGGTGCTGGAGCGGCGCCCGCGCTGGACCGCACACCCCGTGGCCGCGCTGGTGCGCCGCACCCTGCCGCTCGTGTCGGCGCTCACCGTCCTGGCCCTGGGTGCCGGATTGGTGCTCAAGGGGGCCGCAACCGCCCTCGGCTGA
- a CDS encoding tetratricopeptide repeat protein, which produces MGPRAKDEDEVEVEMDGSRVNRADDTTPGPAPAGTGERSAAGTPPCQDSREGSSGGTGTIDDTGEPSALTSHEHTLRDTGPSDTEEPAAVGSAEPTPGDSGDRSPSGSADHSSHGAEIPSASPSAEPTPSDSDGRSPSGSADHSSHGAEIPSASPSAEPTPSDSDGRSPSGSADHSSHGAEISAASPSAEPTPRDPEDLSSSRSTANPSHDPNAPSAADPDGRVAAVHRVAAAGRRWRALQLGGSAVLLALALTGGAIAVGADRSPASVAAASSAVDPGVLGGGNLDASIAALQAHLRTQPKDSGSWATLGLAYVEQARTKGDPSRYPQADKALSRSLALTPDNDQALAGRAALAAARHDFADALTYADRALRQNPYSERALSSRIDALVELGRYPEASQAAETADTRKPGVPVFTRYAYVHELRGDVTTARRVLQQALSSATTPGDIAYVSAQLGQLAWNQGDYKTALTSYARALAADDTYLPALEGRARAQAASGDRAAAIKGMETVVSRYPLPGPLVELGELYEARGAAGDRARAKEQYALVDAWISLARANGVNADLDTALAAADHGDKAAALRAARAEWARRHTVHTADALAWALHVNGQDAQALGYARQATATGYRNAAFLYHRGMIELATGHRAAGRASLASALKLNPGFSPLGAAEARKALEATK; this is translated from the coding sequence ATGGGCCCGCGCGCGAAGGACGAGGACGAGGTCGAGGTCGAGATGGACGGCAGCAGGGTGAACAGGGCCGACGACACGACACCGGGACCGGCCCCTGCCGGCACCGGTGAGCGCTCCGCCGCCGGGACACCACCGTGCCAGGATTCCCGGGAGGGCTCTTCCGGAGGTACGGGCACGATCGACGACACCGGCGAGCCGTCGGCCCTCACCTCGCACGAGCACACCCTCCGCGACACCGGCCCCTCGGACACCGAGGAGCCGGCGGCGGTCGGCTCCGCCGAGCCCACGCCCGGCGACTCCGGCGACCGCTCGCCCTCGGGGTCCGCCGACCACTCGTCCCACGGCGCCGAAATCCCCTCAGCCTCCCCATCCGCCGAGCCCACGCCCAGCGACTCCGATGGCCGCTCACCCTCCGGGTCCGCCGACCACTCGTCCCACGGCGCCGAAATCCCCTCAGCCTCCCCATCCGCCGAGCCCACGCCCAGCGACTCCGATGGCCGCTCACCCTCCGGGTCCGCCGACCACTCGTCCCACGGCGCCGAAATCTCCGCAGCCTCCCCATCCGCCGAGCCCACGCCCCGTGACCCCGAGGACCTCTCCTCCTCCCGGTCCACCGCGAACCCGTCCCACGACCCCAACGCCCCCTCCGCCGCCGACCCCGACGGGCGTGTCGCCGCCGTGCACCGGGTCGCCGCTGCCGGGCGGCGCTGGCGGGCGCTCCAACTCGGGGGCTCCGCAGTGCTGTTGGCGCTCGCGCTCACCGGCGGGGCGATCGCCGTCGGCGCCGACCGGTCGCCCGCGTCCGTGGCGGCGGCCTCCAGCGCCGTCGATCCCGGGGTCCTGGGCGGTGGGAATCTGGACGCGAGCATCGCCGCGCTCCAGGCGCATCTGCGGACCCAGCCGAAGGACTCCGGCAGCTGGGCCACGCTCGGTCTGGCCTACGTCGAGCAGGCGCGGACCAAGGGCGACCCGTCCCGGTATCCGCAGGCGGACAAGGCGTTGAGCCGGTCCCTGGCGCTGACCCCGGACAACGACCAGGCCCTGGCCGGCCGGGCCGCGCTCGCCGCCGCCCGGCACGACTTCGCGGACGCCCTGACCTACGCGGACCGGGCCCTGCGGCAGAACCCGTACAGCGAGCGCGCGCTGTCCTCCCGTATCGACGCCCTGGTCGAGCTCGGCCGGTACCCCGAGGCGTCGCAGGCCGCCGAGACCGCCGACACGCGCAAGCCGGGCGTCCCGGTCTTCACGCGGTACGCGTACGTGCACGAGCTGCGCGGGGACGTGACGACCGCCCGCCGGGTCCTCCAGCAGGCGCTGTCCTCCGCCACCACGCCCGGCGACATCGCCTACGTGTCCGCCCAGCTCGGCCAACTCGCCTGGAACCAGGGCGACTACAAGACCGCCCTCACCTCCTACGCCCGTGCCCTCGCCGCCGACGACACCTATCTGCCGGCGCTGGAGGGCCGGGCCCGGGCGCAGGCCGCGAGCGGTGACCGGGCCGCGGCGATCAAAGGCATGGAGACCGTGGTGTCCCGCTATCCGCTGCCGGGCCCGCTCGTCGAGCTGGGCGAGCTGTACGAGGCGCGGGGCGCGGCCGGCGACCGGGCCCGGGCGAAGGAGCAGTACGCCCTGGTGGACGCCTGGATCTCACTGGCCCGCGCCAACGGCGTGAACGCCGATCTGGACACCGCGCTGGCCGCCGCCGACCACGGTGACAAGGCGGCCGCCCTGCGCGCGGCCCGCGCCGAGTGGGCCCGTCGGCACACCGTGCACACCGCGGACGCGCTGGCCTGGGCGCTGCACGTCAACGGCCAGGACGCGCAGGCCCTCGGGTACGCCCGCCAGGCCACCGCCACCGGCTACCGCAATGCCGCCTTCCTCTACCACCGCGGCATGATCGAGCTGGCCACCGGCCACCGCGCGGCCGGCCGCGCCTCCCTGGCCTCCGCCCTGAAACTGAACCCCGGCTTCTCCCCCTTGGGCGCGGCCGAGGCCCGCAAGGCGCTGGAGGCCACGAAGTGA
- a CDS encoding DUF4331 domain-containing protein — MTPLFSKSGRSGTGRTGLVTLLCGALAAGGLTAAGVATLAPGAASASSHREAPLISGTPQYDNTDLYAFVSPDKPDTTTIVANWIPFEEPAGGPNFYTFADDAQYDIHIDANGDAHDDLIFRYTFKTHTKNRNTFLYNTGVVKSLDDPNLNITQTYDIDVLRLKHDRVVYRTKLADGVPVAPSNVGKASMPDYAKLRSQAVYKTAGGATTFAGQADDPFFADLRVFDLLYGGNLSEVGNDTLKGYNVNTIALQVPSDLIRESAGQPVVGIWSTTQRRNAQGYYTQVSRLGNPLVNEVVNPQKDKDKFNASQPAYDGQFLNNVTHPELPKLIEQIYKIKAPSEPRNDLVDVFLKGVKGLNQPPNVRPSEELRLNTSIKPSMHPKRLGVLDGDNAGFPNGRRLTDDVVDEALQVMEGELVGMKNDLGDGVDKNDQNFEKYFPYVAEPTSGSRGPLAKGTTAGTDVRSQLGDALQPAGSGTSDNTVLIAASAASGAAGILLLGTALAWWRRRIQRPY, encoded by the coding sequence ATGACACCTCTCTTCTCCAAAAGCGGCAGGAGCGGCACGGGACGCACGGGCCTGGTCACGCTCCTGTGCGGCGCACTGGCGGCCGGCGGGCTCACCGCCGCGGGCGTCGCCACGCTGGCACCCGGAGCGGCCTCCGCCTCCTCCCACCGGGAGGCGCCGCTGATCTCGGGGACGCCGCAGTACGACAACACCGACCTGTACGCGTTCGTCAGCCCCGACAAACCGGACACGACGACGATCGTGGCGAACTGGATCCCGTTCGAGGAGCCGGCGGGCGGCCCGAACTTCTACACGTTCGCCGACGACGCCCAGTACGACATCCACATCGACGCCAACGGTGACGCGCACGACGACCTGATCTTCCGCTACACCTTCAAGACGCACACGAAGAACCGCAACACGTTCCTCTACAACACCGGTGTCGTGAAGAGCCTCGACGACCCCAACCTCAACATCACGCAGACCTACGACATCGACGTGCTCCGGCTCAAGCACGACCGGGTGGTGTACCGGACGAAGCTCGCGGACGGCGTACCGGTGGCGCCCTCGAACGTCGGCAAGGCCTCCATGCCGGACTACGCCAAACTGCGCTCGCAGGCCGTCTACAAGACAGCGGGCGGCGCCACGACCTTCGCCGGGCAGGCGGACGACCCGTTCTTCGCCGACCTGCGCGTCTTCGACCTGCTGTACGGCGGCAACCTCAGCGAGGTCGGCAACGACACGCTCAAGGGCTACAACGTCAACACCATCGCCCTGCAGGTGCCGAGCGACCTGATCCGCGAGTCCGCGGGCCAGCCGGTCGTCGGCATCTGGTCCACGACCCAGCGCCGCAACGCGCAGGGCTACTACACGCAGGTCTCCCGCCTGGGCAACCCGCTGGTCAACGAGGTCGTGAACCCGCAGAAGGACAAGGACAAGTTCAATGCCTCGCAGCCCGCGTACGACGGCCAGTTCCTGAACAACGTCACCCACCCCGAACTGCCGAAGCTCATCGAGCAGATCTACAAGATCAAGGCGCCGAGCGAGCCGCGCAACGACCTCGTCGATGTGTTCCTCAAGGGTGTCAAGGGCCTCAACCAGCCGCCCAACGTGCGCCCTTCGGAGGAGCTGCGTCTGAACACCTCGATCAAGCCGAGCATGCATCCCAAGCGGCTCGGTGTCCTCGACGGCGACAACGCGGGCTTCCCGAACGGCCGTCGCCTCACCGACGACGTGGTGGACGAGGCGCTCCAGGTGATGGAGGGCGAACTGGTCGGCATGAAGAACGACTTGGGTGACGGGGTCGACAAGAACGACCAGAACTTCGAGAAGTACTTCCCGTACGTTGCCGAGCCCACCTCCGGGTCGCGCGGCCCGCTCGCCAAGGGCACGACCGCGGGCACGGACGTACGCAGCCAGCTCGGCGACGCCCTCCAGCCAGCCGGCTCCGGCACGTCCGACAACACCGTGCTGATCGCCGCCTCGGCGGCCTCGGGCGCGGCCGGGATCCTGCTGCTCGGCACGGCCCTCGCCTGGTGGCGCCGGCGCATACAGCGCCCGTACTGA
- a CDS encoding sigma-70 family RNA polymerase sigma factor, with protein MQADELLVLVAGGDHRAFEDLYALVSGPVYGLVRRVVRDPAQSEEVAQEVLLETWRSAARFDPGRGSALSWILTLAHRRAVDRVRSARAAGEREQREALRAGEPAFDQVAEEVEAGLEREWVRRCLKRLTDLQRQSVTLAYYDGYTYREVAERLSLPLGTVKTRMRDGLTRLRQCLGGAA; from the coding sequence GTGCAGGCGGACGAGCTGCTGGTGCTGGTCGCGGGCGGGGACCACAGGGCGTTCGAGGACCTGTACGCCCTGGTGTCCGGTCCGGTGTACGGACTGGTCCGACGGGTGGTGCGCGACCCCGCCCAGTCCGAGGAGGTGGCCCAGGAAGTGCTGTTGGAGACCTGGCGGTCCGCCGCCAGGTTCGACCCCGGCCGGGGCAGCGCGCTGTCCTGGATCCTCACCCTCGCCCACCGCCGCGCCGTCGACCGGGTGCGCAGCGCCCGCGCGGCCGGCGAACGCGAGCAGCGGGAGGCCCTGCGCGCCGGGGAGCCCGCGTTCGACCAGGTCGCCGAGGAGGTCGAGGCGGGGCTGGAGCGCGAGTGGGTGCGCCGCTGTCTGAAGCGGCTCACGGACCTGCAACGCCAGTCCGTGACCCTCGCCTACTACGACGGCTACACCTACCGCGAGGTCGCCGAACGGCTCTCGCTGCCGCTCGGCACGGTCAAGACGCGGATGCGCGACGGACTCACCCGGCTGCGCCAGTGCCTGGGAGGCGCCGCATGA
- a CDS encoding anti-sigma factor gives MSILGRLMGGADLHSLAAPYALDALEPGERRRFEKHLRDCDRCAAETRGLAEDAVRLAWSTAAPAPAALRDRVLAAVRTTPQEPASVQGPARGRAPQLPPHVWGTQPPPGRSRTPRTRPFFVPLATVTATAALVVASLFAVQAQRTQDRLDAAQVRAREIAHVLAASDARAVTGKDARGRGIGVIASAAEREAVVTLSGYGTPAGGRVHQLWLMRPRAQPRSLGLFAGDTPLVAKGLDTGSTSLAVTVEPDGGSAQPTSQPIVQLTLKSVGFGE, from the coding sequence ATGAGCATCCTCGGCAGGCTGATGGGCGGCGCAGACCTGCACTCCCTCGCCGCGCCCTACGCCCTCGACGCCCTCGAACCGGGCGAGCGGCGCCGGTTCGAGAAGCATCTGCGGGACTGCGACCGCTGCGCGGCCGAGACCCGGGGACTGGCCGAGGACGCGGTGCGGCTCGCCTGGTCCACGGCCGCCCCCGCGCCGGCCGCCCTGCGGGACCGGGTGCTGGCCGCCGTACGCACGACCCCGCAGGAGCCGGCCTCGGTCCAGGGACCGGCGCGCGGGCGCGCGCCGCAGCTGCCGCCGCACGTCTGGGGCACCCAGCCACCCCCGGGACGCTCCCGTACGCCCCGCACGCGCCCCTTCTTCGTGCCGCTCGCCACGGTCACCGCGACGGCGGCCCTCGTCGTCGCCTCCCTCTTCGCGGTGCAGGCGCAGCGCACGCAGGACCGGCTCGACGCCGCACAGGTACGGGCACGTGAGATCGCCCACGTTCTGGCCGCTTCCGACGCCCGCGCCGTGACCGGCAAGGACGCCCGCGGCCGCGGGATCGGAGTGATCGCTTCCGCCGCGGAGCGGGAAGCCGTCGTCACCCTCAGCGGATACGGCACCCCGGCCGGCGGCCGCGTCCACCAGCTGTGGCTCATGCGCCCCCGCGCGCAGCCGCGCTCCCTCGGGCTCTTCGCGGGCGACACGCCCTTGGTCGCAAAGGGGCTCGACACCGGCTCGACGTCACTCGCCGTGACCGTCGAGCCTGACGGCGGCTCAGCGCAACCCACCAGCCAGCCCATTGTCCAACTCACCCTGAAATCGGTCGGATTCGGAGAGTAG